In Gigantopelta aegis isolate Gae_Host chromosome 14, Gae_host_genome, whole genome shotgun sequence, the following proteins share a genomic window:
- the LOC121389184 gene encoding protein qua-1-like, with product MPPEHMNGNGNGNGNGNGLDNGNGNGNGNGNGLDNGNGNGNGNGNGLDNGNGNGNGNGLKTGNGNGNGNGLKTENGKGNGNGLENGNGNGNGNGLGNGNGNGNGLENGNGNGNGNGLDNGNGNGNGNGLGNGNGNGNGLENGNGNGNGNGLGNGNGKGNENGLKNGNGNGNGNGLDNGNGNGNGNGNGLENGNGNGNGNGLDNGNGNGNENRLKNGNGNGNGNGLKTGNGNGNGNGLGNGNGNGNGNGFDNGNGNGNGLENGNGNGNGNGIGNGNGNGNGNGLKTGNGNGNGNGFDNGNGNGNGIENGNGNGNRRT from the coding sequence ATGCCGCCTGAACATATGAACGGAAATGGTAATGGGAACGGAAACGGAAACGGACTTGATAACGGAAATGGCAATGGGAACGGAAACGGAAACGGACTTGATAACGGAAATGGCAATGGGAACGGAAACGGAAACGGACTTGATAACGGAAATGGCAATGGGAACGGAAACGGACTTAAAACCGGAAATGGCAATGGGAACGGAAACGGACTTAAAACCGAAAATGGCAAAGGGAACGGAAACGGACTTGAAAACGGAAATGGCAATGGGAACGGAAACGGACTTGGTAACGGAAATGGCAATGGGAACGGACTTGAAAACGGAAATGGCAATGGGAACGGAAACGGACTTGATAACGGAAATGGGAATGGGAACGGAAACGGACTTGGTAACGGAAATGGCAATGGGAACGGACTTGAAAACGGAAATGGCAATGGGAACGGAAACGGACTTGGTAACGGAAATGGCAAGGGGAACGAAAACGGACTTAAAAACGGAAATGGTAATGGGAACGGAAACGGACTTGATAACGGAAATGGCAATGGGAACGGAAACGGAAACGGACTTGAAAACGGAAATGGCAATGGGAACGGAAACGGACTTGATAACGGAAATGGCAATGGGAACGAAAACAGACTTAAAAACGGAAATGGTAATGGGAACGGAAACGGACTTAAAACCGGAAATGGCAATGGGAACGGAAACGGACTTGGAAACGGAAATGGCAATGGGAACGGAAACGGATTTGATAACGGAAATGGCAATGGGAACGGACTTGAAAACGGAAATGGCAATGGGAACGGAAACGGAATTGGTAACGGAAATGGCAATGGGAACGGAAACGGACTTAAAACCGGAAATGGCAATGGGAACGGAAACGGATTTGATAACGGAAATGGCAATGGGAACGGAATTGAAAACGGAAATGGCAATGGGAACAGAAGGACTTAA
- the LOC121387955 gene encoding protein qua-1-like isoform X1, protein MKIFNVGCTVMHIVLITVSLAMPPEHMNGNGNGNGNGNELINGNGNGNGNGNGLDNGNGNGNGNGLDNGNGNGNGNTLGNGNGNGNGLDNGNGNGNGNGLDNGNGNGNGNGLHNGNGFENGNGNGNGHENGNGNGNGLDNGNGNGNGNGLGNGNGNGNGNGIGNGNGNGNGNGLDNGNGFENGNGNGNGHVNGNGNGNGNGLDNGNGFENGNGNGNGHENGNGNGNGNGLDNGNGNGNGNGNGLDNGNGFENGNGNGNGHVNGNGNGNGNGLDNGNGFENGNGNGNGHENGNGNGNGNGLDNGNGNGNGNGLDNGNGNDNDNGNGKCTGVCGVDTDCDDRDECYLDDDCWEPDEGCFGLCPRRCIRYTNN, encoded by the exons AAACGGAAACGAACTTATAAATGGAAATGGCAATGGGAACGGAAACGGAAACGGACTTGATAACGGAAATGGGAACGGAAACGGAAACGGACTTGATAACGGAAATGGCAATGGGAACGGAAACACACTTGGAAATGGAAATGGCAATGGTAACGGACTTGATAACGGAAATGGCAATGGGAACGGAAACGGACTTGATAACGGAAATGGCAATGGGAACGGAAACGGACTTCATAACGGAAACGGATTTGAAAACGGAAATGGGAACGGAAACGGGCATGAAAACGGAAATGGCAATGGGAACGGACTTGACAACGGAAATGGCAATGGGAACGGAAACGGACTTGGTAACGGAAATGGCAATGGGAACGGAAACGGAATTGGTAACGGAAATGGCAATGGGAACGGAAACGGACTTGATAACGGAAACGGATTTGAAAACGGAAATGGGAACGGAAACGGGCATGTAAACGGAAATGGCAATGGGAACGGAAATGGGCTTGATAACGGAAATGGATTTGAAAACGGAAATGGGAACGGAAACGGGCATGAAAACGGAAATGGCAATGGGAACGGAAATGGGCTTGATAACGGAAATGGAAATGGGAACGGAAACGGAAACGGACTTGATAACGGAAACGGATTTGAAAACGGAAATGGGAACGGAAACGGGCATGTAAACGGAAATGGGAATGGGAACGGAAATGGGCTTGACAACGGAAATGGATTTGAAAACGGAAATGGGAACGGAAACGGGCATGAAAACGGAAATGGCAATGGGAACGGAAATGGGCTTGATAACGGAAATGGAAATGGGAACGGAAATGGACTTGATAACGGAAATGGAAATGACAACGATAACGGGAACG GTAAATGTACAGGCGTGTGTGGTGTCGACACTGATTGCGATGATCGCGATGAATGCTACCTTGATGACGACTGCTGGGAACCTGACGAGGGATGTTTCGGGCTGTGTCCTCGGAGGTGCATCAGATACACCAATAACTGA
- the LOC121387955 gene encoding hyphally regulated cell wall protein 3-like isoform X2 has protein sequence MKIFNVGCTVMHIVLITVSLAMPPEHMNGNGNGNGNGNELINGNGNGNGNGNGLDNGNGNGNGNGLDNGNGNGNGNTLGNGNGNGNGLDNGNGNGNGNGLDNGNGNGNGNGLHNGNGFENGNGNGNGHENGNGNGNGLDNGNGNGNGNGLGNGNGNGNGNGIGNGNGNGNGNGLDNGNGFENGNGNGNGHVNGNGNGNGNGLDNGNGFENGNGNGNGHENGNGNGNGNGLDNGNGNGNGNGNGLDNGNGFENGNGNGNGHVNGNGNGNGNGLDNGNGFENGNGNGNGHENGNGNGNGNGLDNGNGNDNDNGNGKCTGVCGVDTDCDDRDECYLDDDCWEPDEGCFGLCPRRCIRYTNN, from the exons AAACGGAAACGAACTTATAAATGGAAATGGCAATGGGAACGGAAACGGAAACGGACTTGATAACGGAAATGGGAACGGAAACGGAAACGGACTTGATAACGGAAATGGCAATGGGAACGGAAACACACTTGGAAATGGAAATGGCAATGGTAACGGACTTGATAACGGAAATGGCAATGGGAACGGAAACGGACTTGATAACGGAAATGGCAATGGGAACGGAAACGGACTTCATAACGGAAACGGATTTGAAAACGGAAATGGGAACGGAAACGGGCATGAAAACGGAAATGGCAATGGGAACGGACTTGACAACGGAAATGGCAATGGGAACGGAAACGGACTTGGTAACGGAAATGGCAATGGGAACGGAAACGGAATTGGTAACGGAAATGGCAATGGGAACGGAAACGGACTTGATAACGGAAACGGATTTGAAAACGGAAATGGGAACGGAAACGGGCATGTAAACGGAAATGGCAATGGGAACGGAAATGGGCTTGATAACGGAAATGGATTTGAAAACGGAAATGGGAACGGAAACGGGCATGAAAACGGAAATGGCAATGGGAACGGAAATGGGCTTGATAACGGAAATGGAAATGGGAACGGAAACGGAAACGGACTTGATAACGGAAACGGATTTGAAAACGGAAATGGGAACGGAAACGGGCATGTAAACGGAAATGGGAATGGGAACGGAAATGGGCTTGACAACGGAAATGGATTTGAAAACGGAAATGGGAACGGAAACGGGCATGAAAACGGAAATGGCAATGGGAACGGAAATGGGCTTGATAACGGAA ATGGAAATGACAACGATAACGGGAACG GTAAATGTACAGGCGTGTGTGGTGTCGACACTGATTGCGATGATCGCGATGAATGCTACCTTGATGACGACTGCTGGGAACCTGACGAGGGATGTTTCGGGCTGTGTCCTCGGAGGTGCATCAGATACACCAATAACTGA